DNA from Salinibacterium sp. dk2585:
CCTCGTCATGGGTGCATGACGAGTGGCTCGCGGCGATCGCCGCCTCCACCGGTGAGGTCGAGCTCATCGAGGAGCCTCTCATCGATTACCGCCAGCACGGCGCCAACCAGATCGGGGCTACCAAGCCCACGCTTCGCTACCGCATCTCACGCATGTTGGAGGAGCGTGGCGATCGCTACGAACGACTCGCGACGCGTGCAGAGGCCCTCGCCGACCGGCTCGCTCAACTTCCCGTGCCCGACCGGATGCTCGCGGCAGCGCGTGACCGTGCGCGCTTCGACCGCGTGCGGGCGACACTGCCGAAGCGACGCCTCGCCCGGCTCGGCACCGTACTGGACGAGCACAGGGCGGGTTCCTATCGGCGATTGTCGAGTCAGGGGACCCTCGACGTATTCCGGGACATCCTGCAGCCCGCGCGTGATGGAATGAAGCCATGAACGACACGATCTGGGTGTGTGCGGGATGACCGTACTGGTCACCGGCGGAGCCGGCTACATCGGATCGCACGTCGTGCGCCTCCTGCGCGAGCGAGGCACGGCGGTGGTGATCGCCGACGACCTCAGCAACGGCGTCCACGCGCGCACCGAGGGCATCCCCACGCTCGAGATCGACCTTGCGACGGATGCGACGCCGAGGGTCCTGCGCGACTTCATCGCCCAGCACGCGGTCGACTCCCTCATCCACTTCGCCGCCCGCAAGCAGGTCGGCGAGTCCGTGCAGCGCCCGGCCTGGTACTACTCGCAGAACGTCGGCTCCCTCGCAAACGTGCTGATGGCCATCGAGGGAACTCCCGTCGACCGCGTCGTCTTCTCCTCGTCGGCCGCCGTGTATGGCGAACCCGACACCGGGGCGGTGGCCGAAGACGACCCGACGAGGCCCATCAACCCCTACGGCGAGACCAAGCTCGTGGGCGAGCAACTCCTTGCCGGTTCGGTCACGGCACTCGGCATCTCCGTCACGTCCCTGCGGTACTTCAACGTCGCGGGCGCCGGATGGCCGGACCTCGGTGACACGGCAGTGCAGAACCTCGTGCCCATGGTCTTCGAGCGCCTGGATGCGGGCGACCGGCCCAAGATCTTCGGCGACGACTACCCGACGCCTGACGGCACCTGCATTCGCGACTACATCCATGTGCTCGACCTCGCCGAAGCGCATCTCGCCGCCCTGGACCACCTCGAAGCCCGTCGGGGCAAGGGTGAGGCGCCCGCGGCATCCGTGTTCAATGTCGGAACGGGCGAGGGCAGCAGCGTGCGTGAGGTGGTCGACGCCATCGCCCGTGCTTCTGGCACAACCCTCGAGCCCGAGGTGCTGCCTCGTCGCGCTGGCGACCCGCCCATGCTCGTCGCGGACCCCGCTCGGATCCGGGAGGTGCTCGGTTGGCAGGCGCGTCACGGACTCGACGACATCGTGGCCTCCGCCTGGCAAGCACACACCGCAGGCTGAATCCTCGCTCAGGTGACCGTGCCGGCGTCCCTCGGGAGTCGAGTGCGCCAACTGAGGTTTCGTGATGCCATGACGCAGCAGATGACCAGAGTGAGCCAGCCGAAGCCGACCAGCAGGGAACTCTCCGCCAGCGAGGTCACGGCCAGAACGAGGAGAACCAGCGCGGGCCAGACATAGATGATGGTGCGGCGACGGGTCGCGAGGAGCCACGACCTGACGAGTGCGAGGCCCAGGAGGGCAACGAAGGCAGCGAGGCCGACGAGCCCGAGCTGGAGCGCGACGTCGACGAATCCGTTGAGTGCCGACGCGTGTCCGCGCCCGGCCATGAGGAACCACGAATACGGTGGCACATCGCGAGGCCAGATTCCGACCCACCCGAAACCCTCGATCGGGTGGAGGCGACTCAGCCCCAGCACCTGCATCCAAAGCGTGTACCGCAACTCGAACTCGCTTCCCGCGTTGAGCAGGTCGAGGATGCGCTGGCGGGCGACCCACACAATCACGAGTGTCGCGCCCACGACGACGACGAGTGCGATGTTGAGCGCCTGCCGCAACTGCTCGCTCGCACGACGGATGCCGAAGAGCACGGCGGTCGCGACCGCCAGGACGGCGAGCACTCCAATGGTGACGGGTGACTGTGTCAGCACGACGACGAGAAGCGCTCCCGCGAGGGAGGTCGCCGAGACCCAACGGCTCACCGACCGGGTTGCCACCTCGACGAAGAAGGTCATGACGGCGATCGCGGCCACGACTCCGAACTGGTTGCGGGTCCCCATGAGTCCCTCAAGCGGACCCCCGAGGGGCAGGTTGCCCGAGATGCCCAGGAACGGGATCGGCATGTCGATGAGGAGTCCCGCGAAGACCTCCATAGCAAGCGAGAGGATGAGTACCACTCTCAAGACGTCGCCTACGGCTCGCACGAGCTGGAGGAGGTCACGACTTAGCGCGATGTAGACGCCGAGGAACGCGACAGCCACCTGGTAGGCGACTCCGCCAAGGGACGCCCAGTTGTACTGGCTCCACACGACCGAGGCTGCGCTCCACCCGACGAACACGAGCAGTGAGATCGGCAGCATCCCCTGCCACTCGATCTCCCCGCGCCTCCCGTAGAGTGAGACGCCGCACAGCAGGGCGAGGGTGGCGAGCATGGCTCCGTATCCCCACCAGCCGATCATCGCCGTGATCGGGTGCGCGAGGAAGACGATGCCGAGGGCGGCGAGCGTCGCAGCCTTCGTGAACGCCGCCGATGCGAAGAAGGCCCACCCCGCATCGGGGATCAGTCGCGTGCCTGGGGTTGCCATGGGGCCTTCAGGCTACGGCATGGCGGTCGGGCTCGCGTGTAGAGTTAGGCGACCCATTTCAGCCCCTCACCCTTTTATCCCGTGGAGGAAACACCGATGAAGCGCGCACTCATCACAGGAATCACGGGCCAGGACGGCCTCTACCTGGGTGAGTTGCTCATCTCGAAGGGGTATGAGGTCTACGGCCTCGTGCGGGGGCAGAACAACCCCAAGCTCGACACGGTGCGTCGCATCCTTCCCGACGTCAAGCTCATCTTCGGTGACCTGACCGATCTCCCGAGCCTTCTGCGCGCCCTCGAGACGGCGCGGCCCCACGAGGTCTACAACCTCGGCGCGATCTCCTTCGTCGCCTATTCGTGGGAGAACGCCTCTATGACATCGGATGTCACGGGCAAGGGTGCCTTCAACATGCTTGAAGCCACGCGCCTCTGGGCCGGCTCCAAGCTCGACGATGTCCGCTTCTACCAGGCGTCGAGCTCGGAGATGTTCGGCAAGGTGCAGGAGGTCCCGCAGCGCGAGTCGACTCTGCTCTGGCCGCGCTCGCCGTACGGGGTCGCGAAAGTCTTCGCGCACTACATGACGATCAACTATCGCGAGTCCTACGGCATGCATGCCTCCTCGGGCATTCTTTTCAACCATGAGTCGCCGCGACGCGGCCCGGAGTTCGTGACCCGCAAGATCACGAAGGCCGTCGCCCGCATCTCGCTGGGGCTGCAGGAGACGGTCTCGCTCGGCAACCTGGACGCGAGCCGCGATTGGGGCTTCGCTGGTGACTACGTCGAGGCGATGTGGCTCATGCTGCAGCAGGAGCAGGCCGATGACTATGTGATCGCCACGGGGGAGACCCAGACCATCCGAGAGCTGCTGGATGTGGCATTCGGGCACGTCGGCGTCACCGATTGGGAACGCCACGTGACGCAGGACCCGCGCTTCATGCGTCCCGCAGAGGTGGACCTGCTGGTCGGCGACCCGGCCAAGGCCCGCGAGACCCTGGGCTGGAAGCCCAAGGTCGACTTCCGCCAGCTCGTGCAGATGATGGTCGACTCCGACATTGAGGAGCAGCGGCAGCTCAGCCGCTGAGGCCTTCCACGATTCAGGAAGGTCGTTCCTGAGTTGTGAACGCTATCGCCGCACGGGCATCCAGCGCACCGGCCCGTCCGCGCTGACGTGCACGCGCCGCGTTGCGAAGGCAAGGTACGCGAGCAGGAACCACCCGTACTCGAGCAGGAGACGGCTCTCGACGAGGCTCTGCACGAGCAGGGCCGTGAGCAGCAGGATCGGCAGGAGCGAGAGCGTGCGGTCGCCGCGGTGGGTCGCGGATGCGCCGTCGAGCGCGATGAACCAGGTGCGCGTCGCGACCGACAGCACCAGCGCGCCGAAGACGATGAGCCCGATGATGCCGAGCTGCAGCCAGACATCGAGCCAGGCGTTGTGGGCGTGGAGCTGTTCCGTGTCATTGCGGACGACGAGCCCGTCGAAGGGCTCAACCCACGGTACCCAGTAGCTGACCCAGCCCCAACCTGCGACGGGGCGCTCCGAGGCGAGGTCGGTGACGATGCGCCAGTTGTCGAGGCGGCCGGTGAGGTCGGCGCTCTTGCCGAGCAGGCCGAGCAGGCTGTCGCGGGAGAGGATCGCCACGGTCACGATCGCTCCGGCGACGAGGAACGCGGCGGTGCCCGCCGCGAGGCGCGGCAGTCCCGAGGGGATGCGCTGCATGAGGCGCACGAGCGCGAGCACGAGTAGGCATGCCACGATCGCGACCGTGATGGTGGCGGATGCCGTCAGCACGACGGTCACGGCGGCGACGATGAACCACACTGCCGTGTCGAGGCTGCGACGCTTGGGCGTGGTGGCGTCGGCAGCACGGGGATCCGCGTAGGTGGTGATGTCGCGGTCGACGAACCAGCCGATGCCGAAGACGATCAGCCCGAGTAGGGCGATGAAGCCGAGCGTGCTGGAGTTGCCGACTATCCCCTGGATCGGCCCGCCCGTGAAGAGTTCGGCACGCGACCACGCGTACATGATCGGCACCTCGCCGACCTTCCAGTCGGTGAAGAAGGGGAAGACGGGCTGCCGCACGAAGATCGCGACGATGAGCTCGAAGAGGAGCGAGAGGGCAAGGATGGCGGAGATCGCCCTGCGCAGCACTCGAAGGAAGGCTCGCCAGTCGAGCGTCAGCGCGAGCAGTCCCGCGCCCGCCGTCGTGACCCACTGGGCGAGCGCGCCGAGGGCTGTCCACTGCGGGTACGCCGACCAAGCGATCGAGGCGGTCGCGAGCACGAGGAACGCGAGGAGGGGGTAGGGGAAGCTGTCCGGACGAATGTCCTTCCAACGGCGCACGAGCATGACGCCGCCGATGACGCCGAGCGCGGCGATGAGGATGCCCCAGCCGAGCCAGCTGACCGAGTTGCGCCAGGCGTCGCCGGCGAGAAGGGTGAAGAGCACGAGCGCGGCGTATGCCTCGACGCCGCGCTGGGGCGAGGGGACGGTGCGGGGCATGATCATGATCCTACGCGGCGTGGGGAAGCGCCCCGTGGCTGTCGCACGGGCACGATACTTTGGTATCTCGTTTGCCTACGCCTGCGGCCTGTAGCCTCCTGCCGCGTACGTCTTTTGGAGTGTGCCGTTGTTCCGCATCACGAATGACCCCCGGCCCTATGCGTGGGGGTCGCGCGCGGCGATTGCCGAGCTGCGCGGTGTAGAGCCCTCGGGGGAGCCGGAGGCTGAGCTGTGGTTCGGCACGCATTCGGGGAGCCCTGCACGCATCGTGGCGGCGGAAGGGGCGCGCGCTCCTAGGACGCTGGCCGAGGCAGTCGCTGCCGAGGGTGGCGACGGGCATCTCCCGTATCTGCTGAAGCTCCTCGCGGCGGCCAGCCCGCTCTCCTTGCAGGCGCATCCGACGGCGGAGCAGGCACAGCGGGGGTTCGAGCGCGAGGAGGCGGCGGGCATCCCTGTCGACGCCCCGCACCGCAACTACCGGGACCGTTCGCCGAAGCCCGAGGTCATCCTCGCAGTCAGCGAGCGCTTCGAGGCGCTGTGCGGTTTCCGCGAACCGGCGGAGTCGGCGGCGGCGATCCGCGAGCTCGCGGATGGTGACCCGGCGCTCGAGGACCTGGCCGCTCGCGTCGAGGGCGGCCCACTTCGTGACGTCTTCGAGTGGCTGATCACGAGGGGCGAGGGAGTCCAGGAACTCGTTGCCACGGCGCAGAGACTCGCGAAGGCCCGGGATGGTGCTGCGGCCGACACGGTACGGATGCTCGCGGCCGAGTATCCGGCAGACCCCGGTGTCGTGATCGCCCTGCTGTTGAACAGGGTCGAGTTGCGGCGAGGCGAGGCGCTCTTCTTGCCAGCCGGCAACATCCACGCCTACCTGCATGGCATGGGCGTCGAGCTGATGACAGCGTCGGACAACGTGCTGCGCGGGGGGCTCACGCCCAAGCACGTGGACGTCGCCGAGCTGCTGAGTGTGCTGGACTTCACGCCGGGGTCGCCGCCGCGCATCGTCCCCGAGCAGATCGACGCAGGGGTGGACGCGTTTCGTCCCGAGGGGGTCGACTTCGAGCTCGTGCGGGTGCGTGGGGGAGGGACGTTCGTCGCCACCGGTGGCTCGATAGCGCTGTGCATCCGTGGGAATGCCGAATTGCGAACGGATGTCACGGAGCTGCCGCTCTCGCAGGGAGAAGCGGTCTACATCTCCCGTGGTGAGTCCGCACGGGTACAGGCCGCGCCGCACGGGGAGATCGTGGTCGCCTCGCAGCGGTGACCGGCCGGGCCAGCGTGGCTCCCGTGCGGGCGCTCGGAATGGATGGACACGGCGCATCCGGCGACGGATCGTGACAATCCCGTGGCGCGCCGTAAACTCTCGAGGCGCACTTGAGGCTTTACGATTTGCGACTTGACTCACGCGAACTACACGGGTGTAATTACTGCAGTGCGTTTTTCGCGCACGTCGCACGCAGGGCCGAGGGGAGAGTGTGATATGGCGCCGGACCTACAGCGGAGGGGAGTCCCCGACGACTGGTTCGTAGACCCGGTCTCACTCGGGGTTCCCGGAGTGCGTCGTCCCTCGGCGGATGATGATGACAACGCGCTCGCCTGGCAGGCCGACTCGCTCTGCGCCCAGACCGACCCCGAGGCCTTCTTCCCGGAGAAGGGCGGCTCGACCCGCGACGCCAAGAAGATCTGCACGGCGTGCGAGGTTCGCGTGCAGTGCCTCGAGTACGCGCTCGCCAACGATGAGCGCTTCGGCATCTGGGGCGGTCTCTCCGAACGCGAACGGCGCAAGCTTCGCAAGCGTGCGGTCTGACGACCTGACTCGCCCAGCCACTCCTGCGTGTCTTGACGCCGGGTTCCCGGTCAACACGTAGTCTCGAACAGATGCGCCAGAGAGTCACCGCCGTGCTAGTCGCCCGTAATGGGAGCGACACTCTCGAGCGAACCCTCTCCGCCCTCAAGGCCCAGACTCGCGCCCCGGACGTGGTCGTCGCGGTCAACGCGGGGTCACAGGACTCGAGCGAAGCCATCCTCGCCGCCTTCGGGCCCACCAGGCTCACGGCGTTACCGCCGAAGGTGCCCATGACCTTCGGCGCGGCGGTGGGGCACGCGGTCGGCGCAGAACAGTCCGAGGATCCCGAGGCAGAGTGGCTCTGGCTCCTCGCACACGACAGCGCGCCGCGGCCAGAGGCGCTCGAGCGTCTCCTCGCCGCAGTCGAGATCGCCCCTTCCGTTGCGGTCGCCGGCCCCAAGATCATGGACTGGTCACGACCGGATGTCATCACCGACTTTGGCCAGTCGATGACCTCCCTCGGCGCATCCGTCTCCCTCGTGCAGGGCGAGCTCGACCAGGCACAGCATGATGTATCGGAGGACGTGCTGGGTGTCGCCGCGACCGGCATGCTCGTGCGTCGCAGCGTCTTCGAACAGCTAGGCGGCTTCGACCCGGGACTCCCGGGCATCGATTCCGGGCTCGACCTCTGCGTGCGCGCCCGATTGGCCGGACACCGGGTCATTGTCGTGCCGGCCGCCAAGGTCTCCTCGATCGGCGTGCCCGAGGTTCTCGAGAACGAGGAGCTCTCGCCCGCGCGGCGAGCTCGACTGGCTCGGGTCGCGCAACTGCACCGCCGGCTCGTGTACGCCCCGGCTCCTGCGGTACCGCTCCACTGGCTGAGCCTGCTTCCCCTCGCGCTGCTGCGCAGCTTCTGGCACCTGCTCGCCAAGCGGCCGGGGCGCATCCCCGGGGAGTTTGCGGCCGCGTTCGCGGCGGCGTTCGACGGGAGGGTCGCGGGTGCTCGTCGCAACCTCGCACGCGGCAAGCGACTCGGATGGTCGGCGATCGCCCCGCTCCGCGTGACCGTGGCCGAGGTGCGCGAACGCCGCGGGCAGGCGCGCGAGGCCTTCTCGTCGTCGGGCGTCACCGTCGACGATCCCCGCATCGGCTATCTCGGCGGGGGAGGCCTCTGGGTGGCCGTGTTCGCGACCATCGCGGGCGTCATCATGTTCATGCCGCTCCTCGGTGCCCAGGCCGTCATGGGTGGCGGACTCCTGCCGCTCAGCCCGACCATCGGCGAGCTCTGGTCGAACGTGGGAGTGGGCTGGCGCGAGATCGGCACGGGCTTCTTCGGTCCGGCTGACCCCTTCGCTGCCGTGCTCGCGGTGATCGGGTCCCTCACCTTCTGGAACCCGTCCCTCAGCATCCTTGCGCTCCATGTGCTGGCGCTTCCCCTCGCCTCCGCGACGGCCTGGTTCGCCGCGCGACGTCTCACACGCTCGCCGTGGATTCCCCTCATCGCCTCCGTGCTGTGGGCGGTCGCGCCGCCATTCGTCGCGTCGCTCATGAGTGGCCACCTCGGCGCCGTGATCTCCCACATCCTGCTGCCCTGGTTCGTGCTTGCACTGCTCAAGGGAGCGCGCTCGATCTCGGCCTCAGCTGGCGCGACGCTGCTCTTTGCCGTCATCGCCGCGTGTACCCCCGTGCTGGCCCCGAGTCTCGTGGTCGGCTGGATCGCCTGGATGGTGGTCAACCCCCGCAGCATCCCGCGGCTCATCGGCGTGCCGGTGCTCGCGGTCGTGCTCTTTGCGCCGCTCGCGATCGAGCAGTTCCTGCGCGGCACGCCGCTGGCCCTGCTCGCCGACCCCGGTGCTCCGACGATCGCCGGCGCGACCTCCGGCTGGCACCTGGCCCTCCTCAGCCCGAGTGAGGGACTCGGCGGCTGGGTCGACGCGATGTCCAGGCTCTCGCTTTCCGGCCCGGCGGCCCACATCCTTGTCGCCGTCCTCCTGGCACCCATCGCGGTGCTCGCGCTGCTCTCGCTCATGCTGCCCGGAACACGCCGTTCGGTACCCGCCCTCGCGGTCGCGCTCCTCGGCCTCGTCACGGCCGTCGCGGGGTCTCGCGTCATGGTCACCGGTCTCGGCGACACCGCCGTGCCGATCTGGCCGGGCAGCGGGCTGTCCCTCTTCTGGCTGGGCCTGCTCGGTGCCGTGGTGGTGGCACTCGAGGGGCTGGCGGCGGCCGACCGCAGGGGGCGCCTCGCGGGGGTCGCCGGGGTCGTGGCATCCGTCGCCGTGCTTGCCGTGGCGATGCCGCAGCTGCTCGCGGTGCATCTCGGCACCGCCCACATCCACGCGAGCGACGGCCGCCTCGTGCCCGCGGTTGTCGACGCCGAGGCGCGAACGTCCCCCCAGATTGGCACGCTCGTGCTGACGCCAACGGCCGAGGGAGCCCTGCTGGCGAAACTCCAGCGCGGCACGGGCGCGACACTCGACTCGCAGTCGACACTCGCATCCACGGCGCAGGAGCTTACGAGCGACGAGGAGACCCTCGCCGAGCTCGCGGGCAACCTTGCCTCCCGCGGCGACTACGAGCCCCAGGCCGACTTCGAGCGCCTCTTCATCGGCTTCGTCGTGCTCGCCGAGGGTGAGTCGAGCGAGCACGCGGCCACGGCGGTCGCGCAGCGCACGAGTGATTCCCTCGACGGACGAGCGGATGTCACGGCGGTCGGCCAGACCGATGTGGGCCTGCTCTGGCGAGTCACCGAACGGCCCTCCGCCGAGCCGGAGGCACGCGTCGGCAACCTCGACAGCTTCGAGGGACGCCTCGTGCTCGGCGTGCAGGGCGGCGTCGCGCTCGTCGTGCTGCTGCTCGCGGTACCGACGAGGCGACAGGCGAAGCCCAGGATGCAGACGCTCGACGAGGGCCCGGCCACGACCTTCGATGAGGATCTCGATGACTGAGCGACACGACGAGACGACACCGGGCACGGGCGCTGACGACAGCGGCGACATCGACCTCAGCGCAAGCCCACGGGGCGACTGGCGGATGCCCGTGCACGAGGACCTCGACGAGCCGACTCCGACGGCGCCCACTCCGCGCGCGCCTCGCACGGTCAAGGGTGCCGCGATCGCCTCGGCACGCATCGCGACGGGCGTCATCGGCATCGCTGCGGCCGCCGTCGTGCTCACCGCGACCGTCGCGCTGCCCCTCCCCGCCCTCACGGCGGAGCCACGTTCGATCGTCGTCACCCCTGTCGCGGCCCATCAGGAGCGGGTCTGCGCCGGCCCCCTGCTGCGTCTCGGTGACGACACGGGCGCCCAGGCGACTACGGCGTCGGCGCTCGGCGAGCCCGTCGTCACGAGTGGCACCACGGGAGGCGACGCCGAGGAACTCTTCTCGCGGGATGCGCTCGGCCAGGGTGCCGGGTCAAGCATCGTTTCGCTCGAGACGGGCGAAGGCGAGCAGGAGCTCCTCGCCGCGAGCCAGTCCCAGTCCGTCGAGCGCGGCGACTTCGTGGGTGCGGCGGCCGCCGAATGCATCGAGCCGAGCGATGACATCTGGCTCGTCGGCGGCGCGACGACGACGGGCCGCACGACCCTGCTCACGATCGTCAACCCCGGCGAGGTGGCGGCGACCGTCGAGATCACGGTCCACTCGGACGCCGGTATCGTGACGGCTCCCGGCACCGCCGGTATCGCGATTGCGCCGGGGGAGCACCGCGTCTATTCGCTCGCGGG
Protein-coding regions in this window:
- a CDS encoding WhiB family transcriptional regulator, whose translation is MAPDLQRRGVPDDWFVDPVSLGVPGVRRPSADDDDNALAWQADSLCAQTDPEAFFPEKGGSTRDAKKICTACEVRVQCLEYALANDERFGIWGGLSERERRKLRKRAV
- a CDS encoding O-antigen ligase encodes the protein MPRTVPSPQRGVEAYAALVLFTLLAGDAWRNSVSWLGWGILIAALGVIGGVMLVRRWKDIRPDSFPYPLLAFLVLATASIAWSAYPQWTALGALAQWVTTAGAGLLALTLDWRAFLRVLRRAISAILALSLLFELIVAIFVRQPVFPFFTDWKVGEVPIMYAWSRAELFTGGPIQGIVGNSSTLGFIALLGLIVFGIGWFVDRDITTYADPRAADATTPKRRSLDTAVWFIVAAVTVVLTASATITVAIVACLLVLALVRLMQRIPSGLPRLAAGTAAFLVAGAIVTVAILSRDSLLGLLGKSADLTGRLDNWRIVTDLASERPVAGWGWVSYWVPWVEPFDGLVVRNDTEQLHAHNAWLDVWLQLGIIGLIVFGALVLSVATRTWFIALDGASATHRGDRTLSLLPILLLTALLVQSLVESRLLLEYGWFLLAYLAFATRRVHVSADGPVRWMPVRR
- the gmd gene encoding GDP-mannose 4,6-dehydratase, translated to MKRALITGITGQDGLYLGELLISKGYEVYGLVRGQNNPKLDTVRRILPDVKLIFGDLTDLPSLLRALETARPHEVYNLGAISFVAYSWENASMTSDVTGKGAFNMLEATRLWAGSKLDDVRFYQASSSEMFGKVQEVPQRESTLLWPRSPYGVAKVFAHYMTINYRESYGMHASSGILFNHESPRRGPEFVTRKITKAVARISLGLQETVSLGNLDASRDWGFAGDYVEAMWLMLQQEQADDYVIATGETQTIRELLDVAFGHVGVTDWERHVTQDPRFMRPAEVDLLVGDPAKARETLGWKPKVDFRQLVQMMVDSDIEEQRQLSR
- a CDS encoding glycosyltransferase, which translates into the protein MRQRVTAVLVARNGSDTLERTLSALKAQTRAPDVVVAVNAGSQDSSEAILAAFGPTRLTALPPKVPMTFGAAVGHAVGAEQSEDPEAEWLWLLAHDSAPRPEALERLLAAVEIAPSVAVAGPKIMDWSRPDVITDFGQSMTSLGASVSLVQGELDQAQHDVSEDVLGVAATGMLVRRSVFEQLGGFDPGLPGIDSGLDLCVRARLAGHRVIVVPAAKVSSIGVPEVLENEELSPARRARLARVAQLHRRLVYAPAPAVPLHWLSLLPLALLRSFWHLLAKRPGRIPGEFAAAFAAAFDGRVAGARRNLARGKRLGWSAIAPLRVTVAEVRERRGQAREAFSSSGVTVDDPRIGYLGGGGLWVAVFATIAGVIMFMPLLGAQAVMGGGLLPLSPTIGELWSNVGVGWREIGTGFFGPADPFAAVLAVIGSLTFWNPSLSILALHVLALPLASATAWFAARRLTRSPWIPLIASVLWAVAPPFVASLMSGHLGAVISHILLPWFVLALLKGARSISASAGATLLFAVIAACTPVLAPSLVVGWIAWMVVNPRSIPRLIGVPVLAVVLFAPLAIEQFLRGTPLALLADPGAPTIAGATSGWHLALLSPSEGLGGWVDAMSRLSLSGPAAHILVAVLLAPIAVLALLSLMLPGTRRSVPALAVALLGLVTAVAGSRVMVTGLGDTAVPIWPGSGLSLFWLGLLGAVVVALEGLAAADRRGRLAGVAGVVASVAVLAVAMPQLLAVHLGTAHIHASDGRLVPAVVDAEARTSPQIGTLVLTPTAEGALLAKLQRGTGATLDSQSTLASTAQELTSDEETLAELAGNLASRGDYEPQADFERLFIGFVVLAEGESSEHAATAVAQRTSDSLDGRADVTAVGQTDVGLLWRVTERPSAEPEARVGNLDSFEGRLVLGVQGGVALVVLLLAVPTRRQAKPRMQTLDEGPATTFDEDLDD
- a CDS encoding O-antigen ligase, coding for MATPGTRLIPDAGWAFFASAAFTKAATLAALGIVFLAHPITAMIGWWGYGAMLATLALLCGVSLYGRRGEIEWQGMLPISLLVFVGWSAASVVWSQYNWASLGGVAYQVAVAFLGVYIALSRDLLQLVRAVGDVLRVVLILSLAMEVFAGLLIDMPIPFLGISGNLPLGGPLEGLMGTRNQFGVVAAIAVMTFFVEVATRSVSRWVSATSLAGALLVVVLTQSPVTIGVLAVLAVATAVLFGIRRASEQLRQALNIALVVVVGATLVIVWVARQRILDLLNAGSEFELRYTLWMQVLGLSRLHPIEGFGWVGIWPRDVPPYSWFLMAGRGHASALNGFVDVALQLGLVGLAAFVALLGLALVRSWLLATRRRTIIYVWPALVLLVLAVTSLAESSLLVGFGWLTLVICCVMASRNLSWRTRLPRDAGTVT
- the manA gene encoding mannose-6-phosphate isomerase, class I, which encodes MFRITNDPRPYAWGSRAAIAELRGVEPSGEPEAELWFGTHSGSPARIVAAEGARAPRTLAEAVAAEGGDGHLPYLLKLLAAASPLSLQAHPTAEQAQRGFEREEAAGIPVDAPHRNYRDRSPKPEVILAVSERFEALCGFREPAESAAAIRELADGDPALEDLAARVEGGPLRDVFEWLITRGEGVQELVATAQRLAKARDGAAADTVRMLAAEYPADPGVVIALLLNRVELRRGEALFLPAGNIHAYLHGMGVELMTASDNVLRGGLTPKHVDVAELLSVLDFTPGSPPRIVPEQIDAGVDAFRPEGVDFELVRVRGGGTFVATGGSIALCIRGNAELRTDVTELPLSQGEAVYISRGESARVQAAPHGEIVVASQR
- the galE gene encoding UDP-glucose 4-epimerase GalE, whose product is MTVLVTGGAGYIGSHVVRLLRERGTAVVIADDLSNGVHARTEGIPTLEIDLATDATPRVLRDFIAQHAVDSLIHFAARKQVGESVQRPAWYYSQNVGSLANVLMAIEGTPVDRVVFSSSAAVYGEPDTGAVAEDDPTRPINPYGETKLVGEQLLAGSVTALGISVTSLRYFNVAGAGWPDLGDTAVQNLVPMVFERLDAGDRPKIFGDDYPTPDGTCIRDYIHVLDLAEAHLAALDHLEARRGKGEAPAASVFNVGTGEGSSVREVVDAIARASGTTLEPEVLPRRAGDPPMLVADPARIREVLGWQARHGLDDIVASAWQAHTAG